One window of Corynebacterium doosanense CAU 212 = DSM 45436 genomic DNA carries:
- a CDS encoding succinate dehydrogenase/fumarate reductase iron-sulfur subunit — MKLTVDIWRQAGPNHEGAFETVEVTDAEEQMSILELLDHINAGITERGEEPFAFASDCREGICGTCGLMVNGRPHGPAQHTPACQQRLVEFSDGDTIKLEPLRSGAYPVIKDMVVDRSALDRVMQQGGYVSINAGTAPDADEMLQTEQTAEFALDHAACIGCGACVAACPNGAAHLFTGAKLVHLSLMPLGKNERGKRARQMVDELETNFGHCSLYGECADVCPAGIPLTAVSSVGRERARAAFRGKDD, encoded by the coding sequence ATGAAACTGACTGTAGATATCTGGCGCCAGGCCGGACCGAACCACGAAGGCGCCTTCGAGACCGTTGAGGTCACCGACGCCGAAGAGCAGATGTCCATCCTGGAGCTGCTCGACCACATCAACGCCGGCATCACCGAGCGCGGCGAAGAGCCCTTCGCCTTCGCCTCCGACTGCCGCGAGGGCATCTGCGGTACCTGTGGCCTCATGGTCAACGGTCGCCCGCACGGCCCCGCCCAGCACACCCCGGCCTGCCAGCAGCGCCTGGTCGAGTTCTCCGACGGTGACACCATCAAGCTGGAGCCGCTGCGCTCCGGTGCCTACCCCGTGATCAAGGACATGGTCGTCGACCGCTCCGCCCTTGACCGGGTCATGCAGCAGGGTGGCTACGTCTCCATCAACGCCGGCACCGCCCCCGACGCCGACGAGATGCTGCAGACCGAGCAGACCGCCGAGTTCGCCCTCGACCACGCCGCCTGCATCGGCTGCGGCGCCTGCGTCGCCGCCTGCCCGAACGGTGCCGCGCACCTGTTCACCGGCGCGAAGCTTGTCCACCTCTCCCTCATGCCCCTGGGCAAGAACGAGCGGGGCAAGCGAGCACGTCAGATGGTCGACGAGCTGGAGACCAACTTCGGTCACTGCTCGCTCTACGGCGAGTGTGCGGATGTCTGCCCGGCCGGCATCCCGCTGACCGCCGTGTCCAGCGTGGGCCGCGAGCGCGCACGTGCCGCCTTCCGCGGCAAGGACGACTAA
- a CDS encoding CGLAU_01105 family protein — MTEKKNDDSLLDNLKAAGASIGDVVSDFAGRVREDAGQEDLLARLKDAAGQARTRLSGANGGEDIKAATADFASSAEGIARELFASLRGAASEVRDTDSFNQARGFVSETIGSVRGSVDEAVTKVRKDETDSTADEAHTDASGRLDNLMDNLRGDADIIDGEVIDDGK, encoded by the coding sequence ATGACCGAGAAGAAGAACGACGACTCCCTGCTGGACAACCTCAAGGCTGCCGGAGCCTCGATCGGCGACGTCGTCTCCGACTTCGCCGGCCGCGTCCGCGAGGACGCCGGCCAGGAGGACCTGCTGGCCCGCCTGAAGGATGCGGCAGGCCAGGCTCGCACGCGGCTCTCCGGGGCGAACGGCGGCGAGGACATCAAGGCCGCGACCGCCGACTTCGCCTCGAGCGCCGAGGGCATCGCCCGCGAGCTCTTCGCCTCCCTGCGCGGGGCCGCCTCGGAGGTGCGCGACACCGACTCCTTCAACCAGGCGCGCGGCTTCGTCAGCGAGACCATCGGCTCCGTGCGTGGCTCCGTCGACGAGGCCGTGACCAAGGTCCGCAAGGACGAGACCGACTCCACCGCAGACGAGGCGCACACGGACGCCTCGGGGCGTCTGGACAACCTCATGGACAACCTGCGCGGCGACGCGGATATCATCGACGGCGAAGTCATCGACGACGGAAAGTAA
- a CDS encoding class I SAM-dependent methyltransferase yields the protein MADHAHNLRAGGGRGRPFGVITRGTTGVNRLRRSDRWSIAQPAVRATLSGERPLALDVGYGASHTTTVEWARWLRRVNPDVEVVGLEIDPARVLPPRDGVRFELGGFELAGYRPHLVRAFNVLRQYDVDQVEPVWETVTRRLAPGGQFIEGTCDEIGRRAAWVLIDASGPRSLTLAWDPADVSKPSDVAERLPKILIHRNREGERIHALLRAADQAWDHAAGWEPYGPRVRWEKALELLRGEGIPLIVARHRSRDAVLTVPWESVA from the coding sequence ATGGCCGATCACGCGCACAACCTCCGCGCCGGAGGTGGCCGTGGTCGGCCTTTTGGTGTCATCACCCGCGGCACCACCGGCGTCAACCGTCTGCGCCGCTCCGACCGGTGGAGCATTGCCCAGCCAGCCGTCCGCGCGACGCTGAGCGGCGAGCGGCCCCTGGCCCTCGACGTCGGTTACGGCGCCTCGCACACCACCACGGTGGAATGGGCCCGCTGGCTGCGCCGGGTCAACCCGGACGTGGAGGTCGTGGGCCTGGAGATCGACCCGGCCAGGGTGCTTCCCCCGCGTGACGGCGTGCGTTTCGAACTCGGCGGTTTTGAGCTCGCCGGCTACCGCCCCCACCTCGTGCGTGCCTTCAACGTGCTGCGCCAGTACGACGTCGACCAGGTCGAACCCGTGTGGGAGACCGTCACACGCCGCCTCGCCCCCGGCGGCCAGTTCATCGAGGGCACCTGCGACGAGATCGGGCGCCGCGCCGCATGGGTGCTTATCGACGCCTCCGGCCCCCGCTCCCTCACCCTGGCCTGGGATCCTGCCGACGTGTCGAAACCCTCCGACGTCGCCGAGCGCCTGCCCAAGATCCTCATCCACCGCAACCGGGAGGGCGAGCGGATCCACGCCCTGCTGCGCGCCGCCGACCAGGCCTGGGACCACGCCGCGGGGTGGGAGCCCTACGGCCCGCGGGTGCGCTGGGAGAAGGCGCTCGAGCTGCTCCGCGGCGAGGGAATCCCCCTGATCGTCGCCCGTCACCGCTCGCGCGATGCGGTGCTCACGGTTCCCTGGGAGTCCGTCGCCTGA
- a CDS encoding DUF2516 family protein: protein METLLLDYYRYLEWALYALISLSGILGAVLAATTRDDAYDAAGRQGKWAWTGILVLSAVVVFTRMPFLSWIGMVAIGLYWFDVRPQIKDILQGNYGW from the coding sequence TTGGAAACCCTACTGCTGGATTACTACAGATACCTGGAGTGGGCGCTCTACGCCCTCATCTCCCTCTCCGGGATCTTGGGCGCGGTGCTCGCCGCCACCACCCGCGACGACGCCTACGACGCCGCCGGTCGGCAGGGCAAATGGGCGTGGACCGGCATTCTTGTGCTGTCGGCCGTCGTGGTGTTCACCAGGATGCCGTTCCTCTCCTGGATCGGCATGGTCGCCATCGGCCTCTACTGGTTCGACGTGCGCCCGCAGATCAAGGACATCCTGCAGGGCAACTACGGCTGGTAG
- a CDS encoding DUF2505 domain-containing protein, with protein sequence MSTRSETTATVNQPLDKVQQAFASEEYWRYIAENLSPEAGEVAEFKPGEVTLFEVLPVTLLPEAVRAMVSQALKVKRTVTLEGDKYTYNADVKGTPVDFSGVATLAAAGENTTLAYENEVSVNIPFMGPAIEPKVGDALGELFQNEADLTSKWIAENL encoded by the coding sequence ATGTCAACCCGTAGCGAAACCACCGCAACTGTCAATCAGCCGCTGGATAAGGTTCAGCAGGCATTCGCCAGCGAAGAGTACTGGCGCTACATCGCCGAGAACCTCTCCCCCGAGGCCGGCGAGGTCGCCGAGTTCAAGCCCGGTGAGGTCACCCTGTTCGAGGTCCTGCCGGTCACCCTCCTTCCCGAGGCCGTGCGTGCCATGGTTTCCCAGGCACTGAAGGTCAAGCGCACCGTCACCCTCGAGGGCGACAAGTACACCTACAACGCCGACGTCAAGGGCACCCCGGTGGACTTCTCCGGCGTGGCCACCCTGGCTGCCGCCGGCGAGAACACCACCTTGGCCTACGAGAACGAGGTCTCCGTGAACATCCCGTTCATGGGCCCCGCCATCGAGCCCAAGGTCGGCGACGCCCTCGGTGAGCTGTTCCAGAACGAGGCTGACCTGACCTCGAAGTGGATCGCCGAAAACCTCTAA
- a CDS encoding LmeA family phospholipid-binding protein, translating to MAQRSSTRSGGTVLKVVLIVLAVLIVLAVVAEIVLRMFVAGQIRSGYQEENPEVNAQEDVDISFGAVPLLFGIASGKINEFSLRTPSTLQIDGDNVSGAPAADVNLDGVTLDDSMTADSMVVTSEIPQDYLLATIRKQIAENVPADAGPLAEHLTVTNLTANPEAGALDVEFVHGAAVLTLTPIQQDGQLTFAASGGEILGFALPASVTEQITQTLQDGVAGQLDTNGMRIENLEVIDGGVRTTLTGQNIPLRQLNEATQPAA from the coding sequence ATGGCTCAACGTTCCTCCACCCGCTCCGGCGGCACTGTCCTCAAAGTCGTCCTGATCGTCCTCGCCGTTCTCATCGTCCTCGCGGTCGTGGCGGAGATCGTGCTGCGCATGTTTGTCGCGGGCCAGATCCGCTCCGGCTATCAGGAGGAGAACCCCGAGGTCAACGCCCAGGAGGATGTCGACATCTCCTTCGGCGCGGTGCCACTGCTCTTCGGCATCGCCAGCGGCAAGATCAACGAGTTCTCGCTGCGCACCCCGTCCACGCTGCAGATCGACGGTGACAACGTCTCCGGCGCACCGGCCGCGGACGTCAACCTCGACGGCGTGACCCTCGACGACTCGATGACGGCGGACTCCATGGTCGTCACCTCCGAGATCCCGCAGGACTACCTCCTGGCCACCATCCGCAAGCAGATCGCGGAGAATGTCCCCGCGGATGCCGGCCCGCTGGCCGAGCACCTCACGGTGACGAATCTGACCGCGAACCCCGAGGCCGGAGCGCTGGACGTCGAGTTCGTCCACGGCGCCGCCGTGCTCACCCTGACCCCGATCCAGCAGGACGGTCAGCTCACCTTCGCCGCCTCCGGCGGGGAGATCCTGGGCTTCGCCCTGCCCGCGTCCGTCACGGAGCAGATCACGCAGACCCTCCAGGACGGTGTCGCCGGGCAGCTGGACACCAACGGCATGCGGATCGAGAACCTCGAGGTCATCGACGGCGGCGTGCGCACCACCCTGACCGGTCAGAACATCCCGCTCCGTCAGCTCAACGAGGCCACGCAACCAGCCGCGTAG
- a CDS encoding DUF445 domain-containing protein yields the protein MAELTTVPGMSPEAEAQRRRALRNHKAFATGLLVVAALIFLLCSWWQSRAGGAPPWVGWVRAGAEAGMIGGLADWFAVTALFRRPMGLPIPHTALVPAKKDQLGDALSGFVGDNFLNPQLITEKVSQAEVPELIGRWLSGPDNAALVSREVGKFTVNAVQAVDPADAEELINRQVIDRLAEPEWAPHAGRMLEGLIEDGKTEPVVDAVITWARERIGEAEESIVSMIDERMPQWAPRFARDLVGERVYREVVSFLADVDNDPEHDARRSIRRFITQLAVDLQEDPAMIARVESIKADIMDSRAMRGAGAQIWQALSTALIDAASDESSALRAKVRELCVSWGQRIQSDAELRASLDRRINGAVKFLAENYSGEVTAIISETISRWDAREASDKIELMVGKDLTYIRLNGTIVGALAGVVIYTVNQLLFGG from the coding sequence ATGGCAGAACTCACTACCGTCCCGGGAATGAGCCCGGAGGCGGAGGCACAACGTCGCCGCGCGTTGCGCAACCACAAGGCCTTCGCCACCGGCCTGCTCGTGGTGGCCGCGCTGATCTTCCTGCTCTGTTCCTGGTGGCAGAGCCGGGCGGGTGGCGCACCCCCCTGGGTCGGCTGGGTCCGTGCCGGCGCGGAAGCGGGAATGATCGGCGGCCTGGCCGACTGGTTCGCCGTCACCGCGCTGTTTCGCCGCCCCATGGGCCTGCCCATCCCGCACACCGCGCTGGTTCCCGCGAAGAAGGACCAGCTGGGTGACGCGTTGTCGGGGTTTGTCGGGGACAACTTCCTCAACCCTCAGCTCATCACCGAGAAGGTCTCCCAGGCGGAGGTGCCGGAACTCATCGGCCGCTGGCTGTCCGGGCCGGACAATGCCGCGCTGGTCTCCCGGGAGGTGGGCAAGTTCACCGTCAACGCGGTGCAGGCGGTGGACCCGGCCGATGCCGAGGAGCTGATCAACCGTCAGGTCATCGACCGCCTCGCGGAGCCGGAATGGGCACCGCATGCGGGCCGGATGCTCGAGGGCCTCATCGAGGACGGGAAGACGGAGCCGGTCGTCGACGCGGTGATCACCTGGGCGCGCGAACGCATCGGCGAGGCCGAGGAGTCCATCGTCTCCATGATCGACGAACGTATGCCGCAGTGGGCCCCGCGCTTCGCCCGGGACCTCGTGGGCGAGCGGGTCTACCGCGAGGTGGTCTCCTTCCTCGCCGACGTCGACAACGATCCGGAGCATGATGCCCGCCGCTCCATCCGCCGCTTCATCACGCAGCTGGCCGTCGACCTGCAGGAGGACCCGGCGATGATCGCCCGGGTGGAGTCCATCAAGGCCGACATCATGGATTCCCGCGCGATGCGCGGCGCCGGCGCCCAGATCTGGCAGGCGCTGTCCACGGCGCTTATCGACGCCGCTTCCGACGAATCCTCCGCGCTGCGCGCCAAGGTCCGCGAACTGTGTGTCTCCTGGGGGCAGCGCATCCAGTCCGACGCGGAGCTGCGTGCCAGTCTCGACCGCAGGATCAACGGCGCCGTGAAGTTCCTCGCGGAGAATTACTCCGGTGAGGTGACCGCCATCATCTCGGAGACGATCTCCCGCTGGGATGCCCGGGAGGCCAGCGACAAGATCGAACTCATGGTGGGCAAGGACCTCACCTACATCAGGCTCAACGGAACCATCGTCGGTGCACTGGCCGGGGTAGTTATTTACACTGTGAACCAGCTGCTGTTCGGTGGCTGA
- a CDS encoding UDP-N-acetylmuramate dehydrogenase: MPHSLADVPGLRVDPVSFAELTTLRLGGTPRLGVRCATQEAIVAACSLIDGPFLVVGGGSNLVVAEGSLDLTAVILENSSVTFGSDGLVRAEAGAVWDDVVAGAVERGLGGIECLSGIPGSAGATPVQNVGAYGAEISDVLTQVKLYDRETGSVSWEPASSLELAYRYSNLKFTQRAVVLEIELQLTTDGLSRPLRFGQLAGEAGERRPVAEVRSEVLALRRGKGMVLEPEDHDTWSAGSFFTNPIVPSAVADAVRARVAEERGKEDAARMPAWPAGDEVKLSAAWLIERAGFPRGYPGEGAPARLSTKHTLALTNRGSATADDLIALARDIRAGVLSAFDVTLEPEPVWVGASI, translated from the coding sequence ATGCCCCACAGTCTCGCCGACGTCCCCGGTCTCCGCGTCGACCCCGTGTCCTTTGCCGAGCTGACCACCCTGCGCCTCGGCGGCACCCCGCGGCTGGGGGTGCGGTGCGCGACGCAGGAGGCCATCGTTGCTGCGTGCTCGCTTATCGACGGCCCTTTCCTCGTGGTCGGCGGAGGCTCGAACCTCGTGGTTGCCGAGGGGTCGCTGGACCTCACGGCGGTGATCCTGGAGAACTCTTCGGTCACCTTCGGATCCGATGGCCTGGTCCGCGCGGAGGCGGGCGCGGTGTGGGATGACGTGGTCGCGGGTGCCGTCGAGCGTGGGCTCGGGGGCATCGAGTGCCTGTCCGGGATCCCGGGCTCGGCCGGTGCAACCCCGGTGCAGAACGTCGGCGCGTACGGCGCGGAGATCTCCGACGTGCTCACGCAGGTCAAGCTGTACGACCGGGAGACGGGTTCGGTGTCGTGGGAGCCAGCGTCGTCGCTGGAGCTGGCGTACCGCTACTCCAACCTCAAGTTCACCCAGCGAGCGGTGGTGCTGGAGATCGAGCTGCAGCTGACCACCGACGGGCTGTCGCGGCCGCTGCGCTTCGGCCAGCTCGCGGGTGAGGCGGGGGAGCGCCGGCCGGTGGCCGAGGTGCGCTCGGAGGTGTTGGCGCTGCGCCGCGGCAAGGGCATGGTGCTCGAGCCGGAAGACCACGACACCTGGTCCGCCGGATCCTTCTTCACCAACCCCATCGTGCCGTCGGCGGTGGCCGACGCCGTGCGCGCGCGGGTTGCGGAGGAGCGGGGCAAGGAGGACGCCGCGCGGATGCCGGCGTGGCCCGCGGGCGATGAGGTCAAACTCTCCGCGGCCTGGCTCATCGAACGTGCCGGTTTCCCGCGCGGCTACCCGGGCGAGGGAGCCCCGGCCCGGCTGTCCACCAAACACACCCTGGCGCTGACCAATCGTGGGTCCGCCACAGCGGATGACCTGATCGCGCTGGCCAGGGACATTCGCGCGGGTGTGCTCTCCGCGTTCGACGTGACGCTGGAGCCCGAGCCCGTGTGGGTGGGGGCGTCGATCTAG
- a CDS encoding ribonuclease E inhibitor RraB → MHPDDSTLLSILAKRSDLSRPRPQDHFFFLPTEQAALELLGQLEGWTQVGDIRPVDNTWALTVRRTDLPANEPTIAGLRRRFTELALDLGGLYDGWQATTDVGLDRPTDGTAMLLEELDPGDRDTIDQLVPLLKKLGALHSPEALVTFIDAGRPEWKMKAFEDPATADDVIHLVGTAAGEQIAAATGLRWVLLVEDDVEEIVLADAERGVIRPFSMASEWWEEKGRTDVSDFIRAAIMLVQI, encoded by the coding sequence ATGCACCCCGACGACAGCACACTCCTGAGCATCCTGGCCAAACGCTCCGACCTCTCCCGCCCACGCCCGCAGGACCATTTTTTCTTCCTGCCCACGGAGCAAGCCGCGCTCGAACTACTGGGTCAGCTCGAGGGCTGGACCCAGGTGGGCGACATCCGCCCGGTCGACAACACCTGGGCGCTCACCGTCCGTCGCACCGACCTCCCCGCGAACGAACCCACCATCGCCGGCCTACGCAGACGTTTCACGGAACTGGCCCTGGATCTCGGGGGGCTTTACGACGGCTGGCAGGCCACCACCGATGTCGGCCTGGATCGGCCCACGGACGGCACGGCGATGCTGCTCGAGGAGCTCGACCCGGGAGACCGGGACACCATCGACCAGCTGGTCCCGCTGTTGAAGAAGCTCGGCGCGCTCCATTCCCCCGAAGCTCTGGTCACATTCATCGACGCGGGCCGCCCCGAGTGGAAGATGAAGGCGTTCGAGGACCCGGCCACCGCGGACGATGTCATCCACCTCGTCGGCACCGCCGCCGGTGAGCAGATCGCCGCGGCCACGGGCCTGCGGTGGGTGCTGCTCGTCGAGGACGACGTGGAGGAGATCGTGCTCGCCGACGCCGAGCGCGGAGTCATCCGCCCCTTCTCCATGGCCAGCGAATGGTGGGAGGAGAAGGGCCGGACGGACGTGTCCGACTTCATCCGGGCCGCGATCATGCTGGTTCAGATTTAG